The DNA segment GCGGGGGCCTTCTTGGCGGCGGCGGCCTTGCTGCCCTGGGCGCGACGCGCGCGTGCGCCTCCCGCGGCCTCGCCTGCGGCGCCGCGGCGACCCTCACGGGTCGGGCGGCTCTCCACGATCACGGTGATGTGGCTGGTGCGCTTGCGGATCCGGAACGCACGCCCCTGGGCGCGCGGACGGATGCGCTTGGCGGTCGGGCCCTCATCGGCGTGGATGGTCGCGACCACCAGCGTCGCCGGGTCGAGGCCGTCGTTGTTCTGCGCGTTGGCGGCAGCGCTGGCGATCACCTTGGCGACCGGCTCAGAAGCCTGCTGAGGCGCCCACCGCAGGATGTCGAGGGCTTCCTCGACGCTCTTGCCCCGGACCAGGTCGATGACCCGGCGGGCCTTGCTCGCCGAGATGCCCACGTAGCGGGCGACTGCCGTCGCTGACGGATATTCGATGGTGGTACTCATCGCCTCTTGCTCTTCCGGTCATCCTTGATGTGACCCTTGAAGGTGCGGGTGGGGGCGAACTCGCCCAGCTTGTGCCCGACCATCGCCTCGGTGACGAACACCGGCACGTGCTTGCGGCCGTCGTGGACCGCAAAGGTGTGCCCGATGAAGTCGGGGATGATGGTCGACCGACGCGACCAGGTCTTGATGACCTGCTTCGTGTTCTTCTCGTTCTGGACGTCCACCTTCTTCAGCAGATGGTCGTCGACGAACGGGCCTTTCTTCAGGCTGCGTGGCATCGCTTGAGTTCCTTCCCCGGCCTAGCGCTTCTTGCCGGTGCGCCGGCGTCGGACGATGAGCTTGTCGCTCGGCTTGTTCGGCTTGCGGGTGCGGCCTTCGGGCTTACCCCACGGGCTGACCGGGTGGCGGCCGCCGGAGGTCTTACCCTCACCACCACCGTGCGGGTGGTCCACCGGGTTCATCACGACACCACGGACGGTGGGGCGCTTGCCCTTCCAGCGCATACGGCCGGCTTTACCCCAGTTGATGTTGGCCTGTTCGGCGTTGCCGACCTCGCCGACGGTGGCGCGGCAGCGCACGTCGACGCGACGGATCTCACCGGACGGCATACGCAGGGAGGCGTAGGTGCCTTCCTTGCCCAGCAGCTGGATGCTGACGCCGGCCGAGCGGGCCAGCTTCGCGCCGCCACCGGGCCGCAACTCGACGGCGTGGATCACGGTGCCGGCGGGGATGTTGCGCAGCGGCAGGTTGTTGCCGGGCTTGATGTCGGCGTTGGCGCCGGACTCCACGATCGCGCCCTGCTTGAGACCCTGCGGCGCGATGATGTAGCGCTTCTCGCCGTCCAGGTAGTGCAGCAGTGCGATGTTCGCGGTGCGGTTCGGGTCGTACTCGATGTGTGCGACCTTGGCGTCGACGCCGTCCTTGTCGTGGCGACGGAAGTCGATCACGCGGTAGGCGCGCTTGTGGCCACCACCCTTGTGCCGGGTGGTGATCCGGCCGTGCGCGTTGCGTCCGCCCTTACCGTGCAGCGGACGGACCAGCGACTTCTCCGGGGTCGAGCGAGTGATCTCGGCGAAATCGGAGACGCTGGCACCGCGGCGACCCGGGGTCGTCGGCTTGTACTTGCGAATTGCCATTTCTCTTAAGTCTCTCTAGCTTCTCGCCCGGCTCAGGCCGGTGCTCCGAACAGGTCGATCGGCTTGCTTCCCGCGGCCAGGGTGACGATGGCGCGCTTGGTGCTCTTGCGCTGGCCGTACCCGGTGCGGGTGCGCTTGCGCTTGCCCTGCCGGTTGGCCGTGTTCACCGAATCGACCTTGACCTTGAAGATCTTCTCGATAGCGATCTTGATCTGGGTCTTGTTCGAGTCCGGGTGCACGATGAACGTGTAGACGTTGTCCTCGATCAGTCCGTAGGACTTCTCGGAGATGACCGGCGCCAGGATGATGTCGCGGGGATCAGTCACGGTTGCCATCAGGCCGTTGCACCTTCCTTTTCAGTGCGTGCGGTCTGCGCGCTGATGTAGGCGTTCAGAGCCTCGACGCTGAACACCACGTCGTCGGCCTTGAGCACGTCGTAGGTGTTGAGCTGATCCGGCGTGATCACGTGCACGCCGGGCAGGTTGCGCACGCTGCGCACGCCGGTCTCATCGGTGCGACCGATGACGATCAGCACCTTGCTGTTCTCGGCCGTGCGCTCGGACAGAAGCGTCGACAGGAACGCCTTGGCGCTCTTGGTCGACGGGGTCTGCCCCTCCACCAGCTCGGTGACCGCGTGGATACGGCCGTTGCGCGCCCGGTCCGAGAGCGCCCCGCGCAGGGCGGCGGCGATCATCTTCTTCGGGGTGCGCTGGCTGTAGTCGCGCGGCTTCGGGCCGTGGACGGTGCCACCACCGGTGAACTGCGGTGCGCGGGTCGAACCCTGGCGGGCCCGGCCGGTGCCCTTCTGCCGGTACGGCTTCTTGCCGCCGCCGGAGACCTCACCGCGGGTCTTGGTCGAGTGCGTGCCCTGCCGCGCCGCGGCCAGCTGCGCGGTGACGACCTGGTGCATCAGCGCGATGTTGGCCTCGACGTCGAACAGCTCGGCGGGCAGCTCGACGTTTCCGTCGGTGGTGCCGGCCGGCGTCTTGACCTCAATTGTGGTTGCCATTTACTTCTCGCCTCGCTTGATTGCGCTGCGGACCATCACCAGTCCACCGTTGCGGCCGGGGATGGCGCCCTTGATCAGCAGCACGCCGTTCGCGGCATCGACCTTGTGTACGAGCAGGTTCTGCGTCGTCACCCGGTCGCTACCCATGCGGCCCGACATGCGGGTGCCCTTGAAGACGCGGCCCGGGGTGGCGCAGCCACCGATCGAACCGGGGCGGCGGTGCACGGCCTGGGCGCCGTGCGCGGCGCCCTGGCCACGGAAGCCGTGCCGCTTCATCGTGCCCGCGAAGCCCTTGCCCTTGCTGGTGCCGGTGACGTCGACGTAGGCGCCCTCGGCGAAGACCTCCGCCGTGAGCTCCTGGCCGACCTCGTAGTCGGCGGTGGCCGACTCGTCGTCGAGCCGGAGCTCGGCGAGGTGGCGGCGCGGGTTGACGCCGGCAGCGGCGAACTGACCGGTCACCGGCTTGGTGACCTTGCGCGGGCTGATCTCGCCGTAGGCGATCTGCACCGCGCTGTAGCCGTCGCGCTCGGGGGTACGGATTCGGGTCACGACGTTCGGGCCGGCTTTGACGACCGTCACCGGGACGACCTTGTTGTTCTCGTCGAACACCTGCGTCATGCCCAGCTTGGTGCCCAGAATGCCTTTACGTGCCATTTCTCGGGTCTCCTACTGGATGTTCACGTCGACGCTGGCCGGGAGGTCGATGCGCATGAGCGCGTCGACGGTCTTCGGCGTCGGGTCGAGGATGTCGATCAACCGCTTGTGCGTACGCATCTCGAAGTGCTCCCGCGAGTCCTTGTACTTGTGCGGTGAGCGGATGACGCAGTACACGTTCTTCTCGGTCGGCAACGGCACGGGGCCCACCACGCTGGCACCGGTACGGGTGACCGTCTCCACGATCTTGCGCGCCGAGGCGTCGATGGCCTCGTGGTCGTAGGCCTTGAGCCTGATGCGGATCTTTTGTCCCGCCACGCTTTTCCTACCTCACTCCTGCTTGTGGCCCGCGCTGGGAATTCCCAGCACGTCCTGGTGTCGGCTGTTGCCGCCGCTGTTTACCTGTCTGTGGTCCACCGGTCCCCGCGGTCGGGTGTGTCGCCCTGCGCGCGCTCGCTTGCGGCGGAAATCCGTCACACTCGAGAAGTGGGACCGATGCGCCCGTAAGGGCGCCGGTCGGATGCCTCCGCGAGGCGGTCCGAACAGGCACCGTCCCGGCTCAAGGCAACCCGAACAGTATGCCCTAGATCCGGGCCTCATCCAAATCCCTGGTGAAGCCGGTAGAGGCACCACCGTCAGTGTCGCAGACCCGACCAGAAGGCGCACTCGTGCTCCTCGGCGAAGCCCGTCGTCACCCTGCTGCCGTCGGGCTGCAGCGACAGATAGGACCCGTCGCCGAACTGCGGCCAGTCCGGAGCGTCACCGGCCGACGGGACGCCTTCGGTGACGAACGCGCTCCAGTAGTCGATCATCGCCTCGGACAGCGTCTGCTGTTCCGGGGACAGCGGCGGCGCTCCGCCGACGTCGAAGAGGTAGCGCAGTTCCAGCGAGTGGCTGGCGCCGACGGGGAACGGGAGGGTGCGCAGCGGTTCGGGGGTCGGCGCCTGCCGGTCGTTGAACTCGTAGGCGTAGACGGGGGTGTCGCGGGCGAGGTCGGCGGCCATGCGGTCGGCGACACAGGCGAACTCGCCGTCGGTCACGGCCGCCGAGTACGCGAGCGCCACGCTGCCGTATCGGTCGATCGGGTAGCGCGCGGCCACCTGGGCGGCGTCCGGGCCGAAGGTGTCGGCCAGCAGGCCCGGGTACTGGTCGGGGGTGTAGCGGTCCCCCTGCTGCAGATAGCGCAGCGCGACGAAGAGGGTGAACTCGTCGCGGTTGGTCCCGATCATCACCGGTACCCGCGCCGCCTTTCCGTCGGCGATCGCGCGCACGGGGTCGACCGGCAGGGCGGCCGTTCCGGTCACCGGGCCGGTCAGGTCGTCGGCGCCGATGCCGACGAACCACACGGGTTTGCGCAGCTTGTCGGCGGGCAGCGCACGCAGGCACGCGGCCGCGGTCGCCGGGTCCGGGCACCCGACGCCGGCGGCGTAGTCGAGGCTGCGCTGCTCGGCGACGGGCAGCGGGGCCTGCGCCTGGCACGGGGCGCTCTGGATGATCGCGGCCTGGAACAGGCCCGCGGATCCGGGGGCGACGAGGTGGTCGCACACCGACATCCCGCCTGCCGACTCGCCGGCGACAGTGACGCGGTGGGGGTCGCCCCCGAAGTCGGCGATGTGGTCACGCACCCAGCGCAGCGCGGCCTGCTGGTCGGCCAGCCCGTAATTGCCGACGTCGCCGGGCGCGCCGAGCGCCGGATGGGCGAGGAAGCCGACCGTGCCGAGCCGGTAGTTGATGGAGACGACGACGATGTCACCGCGCGCGGCCAGCCAGCGGGCGTCGTAGATGGCGCCGCTGCCGTTGACGAACGCGCCGCCGTGGATCCACACCATCACCGGGCGCTTCTCGTCCGACACCGGCGGTGTCCAGATGTCGAGGGTCAGACAGTCCTCGTCGGTCTGTCGCCCGAATTCGGGATCGCTGCCCGGGTCCTGCAGGCAGCGCGGGCCTGACCGGGTGGCCTGCCGCTCCCCCTGCCACGCCGGGGCGGCCTCGGGCGGCCGGAAGCGCAGGGGTCCCACCGGCGGTGCGGCGTACGGGATGCCGGCGAACAGGCGGTGGTCGGCGGCGACGGTGCCCCGCAGCGCACCTGAGGCGGTGTGGACCACCGCGGGGTCGGCGGGTGGTGCACCGGAGGGTGCGGTGGGCCCCTCTCCGCGAACGCAGGCGGACAACAGCACCGCGACGGTCAGCCAGGTCAGCGCCCGCATCCAGTGCACAGCCGCGAGCCTAGGCCAGGGGGCGCCCGGACCAGGTGGGATGACTCTCGGTTGACGACCGCGCGGCGGTTTGACCCAATCGCCGACGACAGTGTCGCGGCTCACATAAAGTGACTTATAGACACCCGTCAAGTTGCCGCGAAGGAGAACGATGAGCACGCCGACGATGGACGACGCCGCCAAAGTGCTGGCCGATCCGACGGCTTACGCCGACGACCAGCGACTGCATGCGGCGTTGCGTCATCTGCGGGCGCACAACCCGGTCGCCCTGGTCGACAACCCGCCGTACCGGCCGTTCTGGGCGATCACCAAGCACGAAGACATCATGGCGATCGAACGGGCCAACGACCTGTTCCTGTCGGAGCCGCGGCCGCTGCTGTCCACCGCGCAGGCCGACGATCTGGCCAAGGCGCAACTCGAGGCGGGGATGGGTCTGCGCACGCTCATCCACATGGACGACCCGCACCACCGCAAGGTGCGGGCGATCGGCGCCGACTGGTTCCGGCCGAAGGCCATGCGCGATCTGAAGGTGCGCGTCGACGAACTCGCCAAGCGCTACGTCGACCGGATGCGCGACATCGGCCCGGAGTGTGACTTCGTCACCGAGATCGCGGTCAACTTCCCGCTGTACGTGATCATGTCGCTGCTCGGACTGCCCGAAGAGGACTTCGGCCGGATGCACTCGTTGACCCAGGAGATGTTCGGCGGGGACGACGACGAGTACAAGCGGGGCACCACCCCGGAGGAGCAGATGGCGGTGCTGCTCGACTTCTTCTCCTACTTCTCCGCGCTGACCGCGTCGCGGCGGGCGAACCCCACCGACGACCTGGCGTCCGCGATCGCCAACGGCACCGTCGATGGCGAACCCCTGTCCGACGTCGACACCGCCTCCTACTACGTCATCGTCGCGAGCGCGGGCCACGACACCACCAAGGACGCGATCTCGGGCGGGCTACTCGCACTCATCGAGAACCCCGGTGAGATGCAGCGCCTCAAGGACGACCCGGGCCTCATGGGCACCGCGGTCGAGGAGATGATCCGCTGGTCGACTCCGGTCAAGGAGTTCATGCGCACCGCCGCCGAGGACACCACCGTGCGCGGGGTGCCGATCGCGAAGGGCGAATCCGTCTATCTCGCATACGTTTCGGCGAACCGGGACGAGGACATCTTCGACGAGCCGTTCCGCTTCGACGTCGGCCGTGACCCGAACAAGCACCTGTCGTTCGGATACGGCGTGCACTTCTGCCTCGGTGCCGCACTGGCCCGGATGGAGATGAACAGCCTGTTCACCGAACTCCTGCCCCGGCTGGAGTCGATCGAGCTGGCGGGACCGCCCGAGTTGTCGGCGACGACGTTCGTCGGCGGGCTCAAGCACCTGCCGATTCGGTACCAGCTGCGCTGATCCCGCGCCGCCGGCCGTGGGTGGCCAGGAAACCGTCCACGGCCGCCTCGGCGCACGCGTGGTAGTCGAAGTCGGCCAGCGTGCTCAGCCGGCCCAGGATCAGCGGCCCGATGAGCAGCGCGATCGCCTGGATCCGGTCGACGTCGGCGAGATCGAGTTCGGCGCCCTGGGGGCTGTCGAAGATCGCATCGAACGGCGCCGCGTACACCTGCAGGATCCGCTCGCGCAGCGACCCGACCGCGCCCCCGGTCTCCGCCTCGCGCACCTCTGCCCACGGGCCCAGATCCGGACCCGACGCGAGCCACGTCATCGCCGCCAGCGTGGTGGGCACCTCCGAGATCGGATCCGCCCAGCCGACCACGACGGCGACCAACTGCTCGCGCAGACTGCCCTCGGCCGGCGGCATCGGCGCCGGTTGCAGCAGGCCCTGGAAGGCCGCCGCGAGCAGATCGTTGGCGCTGGCGAAGTGGCGGTAGAGCGTCGCGCGGGCGACGTTCGCGGTGCGGGTGACCGCGTCGATCGTCACCGCGTTGGGACCCCCGGACCGCAGCAGCGCCGTCGCGGCTTCGAGCAGGCGGGCACGCGAACGCGCGGGACGCGGGTCACCACTGGCGTCGGTCATCGTTTACATCATCTCCCAGGCGGGTAACAAGACCATTCGTCTAGCTGCGAGACTGATGGTCTCAAAACTCCGCACAGCCAGGAGAGGCGCATGGTCGATACTCTCGCGCAGCCCGAACATCTATCCGGATCCAGCGTGGCCGCACTGAGCAAGGGGCGTCGCATCTGGCTGTTGGTCGTCGCCTGCATGGGTGTCGCGCTCGTCATTTCCTCGATGATCGCGCTCAACACCGCGCTCAGCGATATCGCGGTCGCGACCTCCGCCACACAGACACAGCTGACGTGGGTGGTCGACGGGTACACGCTGGTGCTCGCCTGCCTTCTGCTGCCTGCCGGCGCCATCGGCGATCGTTACGGACGACGCGGCGCACTGCTGATCGGCCTGGTGATCTTCTCCCTGGCGTCGGTGGCTCCGCTGATGTTCGACAGCCCGACACAGATCATCGTGGCCCGCGCGGTCGCCGGCGCGGGCGCTGCCTTCGTGATGCCGGCCACGCTGTCCCTCTTGACGGCGGCCTACCCGAAGTCGGAGCGCAACAAGGCGGTGGGAATCTGGGCGGCCGTCGCCGGATCCGCCACCGTGATCGGATTCCTCGGCTCGGGACTCCTGCTGCACTACTGGTCGTGGCAATCGATCTTCTGGGCCTTCGCGATCGCCGGCGCGGCGATGATCGCGCTCACCTGCACCGTGCCGTCGTCACGCGAGTCGGACGCTGCGCCCTTGGACTGGTGGGGCGCCGGCCTCATCGGCGCCGCAGTCGCGGTGTTCGTCTTCGGTGTCATCGAGGCGCCCGCCCGGGGTTGGACTGATCCCGGCGTGCTCACATGCATATCCGCGGGGCTGGTCCTCGCGGTGGTCTTCGCGTTCGTCGAACTACGCCGCCGATTCCCGCTGCTCGATGTGCGGTTGTTCGGCAGGCCCGACTTCGCCACCGGCGCCGTGGGCGTCACACTGCTGTTCTTCGCGAATTTCGGCTTCTTCTTCGTGGTCATCCAATACATCCAGTTGGTGATGGGTTACACGCCACTGCGAACCGCCTTCGCCATTGCGCCGCTCGCCGTCCCGCTACTCGTCTTCGGTGTGCTCACGCCCTGGTACTTGCCACGGATGGGGTTGCGGCTGACCGTGTTCAGCGGCCTGCTCATCCTCTCTGCTGGTCTGCTGTGCATGCAGCTACTCGAGGTCGGCTCCACCTACTGGGATCTGACCTGGCCGCTGCTCGTCATGAGTACAGGTATCGGGTTGTGTACCGCCCCCACTACTTCGGCGATCATGGGAGCGGTTCCCGACGAGAAGCAGGGTGTCGCATCGGCCGTCAACGACGCCACTCGCGAGATCGGGGCCGCGCTCGGCATCGCCGTGGCGGGTTCGATCTTCGCCGCGCAGTACGCCGATGCGCTGACATCGCGGTTGAGCGCTTTCCCGCCGGAGGTTCGCGGCCCTGCGGCGGATTCGCCGGCGGAGGCCCTGGCCATTGCCGAGGAGCTCGGGCCCCAGGGTGCTCAACTGGCCGATCTGACTGCGTCCGCCTTTCTGCAGGCAATGGATTCCTCGTTGTTCGCGATCGCCGCCGTGGTCGCGGTGGCCGCCGTCTTCGTCGCTATCTGGGCGCCCGGCCGGAATGGACGACAGTTGCGCGTCGTGCGTCGGCTCAGCCGGCGATGAACTGCGCGGCCCGGTGGCCGATCATCGCGATCGTCGCATGCGGGCCGCGACTGGTGGGGGCGGGCATCACCGAACCGTCGACCACCCACAACCCCTCGACGCCGCGCACGCGGCACTGCGCGTCGAGCACCGCACGCGGATCGTCGTCGTCTCCCATCGGCGCCGTACCGGCCAGATGCTGTGACGTCGACCAGGACGGCTCGTCGGATTCCGCTATCCCGCCGGCCAATTCGTATGCGAGCTCGGCCCCTGCGGCGAGGTCGGCCACATCGGCGGGTTCACTGTCGTAGCGGTGTTCGATGACCGGCGGCACCAGTGGATCGGCCGACGCGAGCATGACCCTGCCCCTGGCGCGCGGCTGCATCAGCGCGACCCCGATGTGCGGACGGTCGGCGGGATCGTGGCCCGGCCCGTGCACCATTGCGGCGAAACCCGATGTGTAGGGCCGTATCTCGAGGTGCGAGTCCGTGGTCAGCACCGCCTCCAACGGCGGCAGGTCGTGCGTCGGCGTCCATCCCACCGGGATCACCCATTCGGGATGGTCGAACATCGCGACGCCGACAGGCAGGTCCTGAAAAACCTCGATTGCCAAGTCGCGCAGCGCTTCCGCCGGTCCTATCCCCGAGACCATGAGCAACTGCGCGCTGCCGATTGCGCCCGCGCACACCACGACACGGTCGGCGGTCACGGTGCTCCTGCCCGCCGGGCCGGCGCACTCCACCGCGGTGGCGCGGCCCCGCTCGATCCGGATCCGCACGACACGAGTGTCGGGCAGTAGGTCGACGTTGGTCCGGAGCAGCGCGGGCTGCAGGAACGCGCCGCCCGGCCCGACGCGGGTGCCGCTGTCCACGTTCAGCGGCACCGCACCCACGCCCGCCGCGGACGCATCCGCGTCGAGGCCGCTGAGGTCGTCGATCCACGCGAAGCCCGCCTCCCGGGCGGCGGCGACGAAGAATGCGGTGCATCCGTCGAAATCGGTCATCCGTCGGACGTTGATGGGCCCGTCGTCGCCGTGCAGTGGTCCACCGAAATCCAGATCCGTCTCGATCGCCCGGAAGTGGTCGAGCACGTCGCGCCAAGCCCAGCCGGGGATCTGCCACCGGTCGAAGTCGGCGGGGAGGCCGCGGCAGAAGTAGCCACCGTTGACCGCTCCGGAGCCCCCGACCACCGCACCCCGGGTGATCTGGACGCGACGGGGCGGCGCGTCGGTGAGCGTGGTCGTATAGTGCCGCACCACCGAACTCGCGGTGCCGATCGGCAGCCGCAGCCCGTCGTTGATCTGCTGGGCGACCCGCGGATCGGACGGGGCCGGCCCGGCCTCCACCACCGTCACCCGACACCGCGGATCGGAGGAAAGCCGTTCGGCCAGCACGGATCCTGCGCTTCCGGCACCGACGATCACCACGTCGCTGTGCACAGCCTCGGTCAAGGGCGCGCTTACGTCCGGATCTGCGGTTTGAGCGCGCCGAGGTGCCGTTCCCGCACCACCCCGGTCCACAGGCCCAGTCCGTAGGCGATGTCGTCGAGCCGGCGCAGCAGCATGTAGGTGATCAGCCCGACCTGTTTGGTGTCGTCGTCGGTGTTGCCGCGCCGGGCCGTCCAATCGACCACGCCGTCGAGCACCGCGGCGATCAGCACCGCCTGCCTGCAGCGACGCGACACCACCGCGGCCAGCAGGGCGATGGGCCAGTAGTGCCGGCAGATCGCCGACGCCAATTGCAGCGCCGCCGACCACAATCCGTGCGCGGCGATGGCCACGACCTGCCGGGGCTGGGTCTCGACGGTGCGCAGCGCGTTGGCCACGCGCCGCGCGGTGTAACCCGCGGCCAGCATCGACGCCAGGTAGCCGAGGCAGCTGCCCATCGCCATCAGCACCCAGACCACCAGCGTCCAGCCCGAGATCACCAGCGGGGCGGTCTTGCCCGGGTGACGTACCGACAGCGGCGCAGCGGACTCCCCGTAGAACGCCTTGCGCAGGAACCACTCCCCCAGATCGGTGCGGTGGTCGTGCGCGACGAGCGCGATGGGCTCGTAGCGCAACCGGGCACCGGACTCCACGAGACGCCAGCACAGGTCGACGTCCTCGCCGGACCGCATCGTCTCGTCGAATCCGCCGACGTCCTCCAGCGCGCGGCGCCGGCAGATGATCGCCGCACTCGGCACGTAGGAGACCGGGCTGCAGGGGATCACCGGCGCCTCCCGCTGCCCGAGGTCGAGCGACGAGCGCACAGCCTCGTAGCGGGCCACCGGATTGTCCGCCGTGCGCATGCCGACGATGCGGGGCGCCACCAGCGCGACGGCCGGGTCGCAGAAGTGGCCCAGCAACGCCTCGAGCCAGCCGCGGCGCGGGACCACGTCGGAGTCGAGGAACGCCACGAAGTCGGTGGAACTCGCCGCGGCGCCGGTGTTGCGGGCGGCCGCCGGACC comes from the Mycolicibacterium litorale genome and includes:
- the mftF gene encoding mycofactocin biosynthesis glycosyltransferase MftF (Members of this protein family, MftF, are glycosyltransferases, members of PF00535 (glycosyl transferase family 2). The encoding gene is found as part of the mycofactocin cassette, in Mycobacterium tuberculosis, many other Actinobacteria, and occasional members of other lineages. Mycofactocin itself, a putative redox carrier, is a heavily modified derivative of the C-terminal Val-Tyr dipeptide of the mycofactocin precursor MftA (TIGR03969).); translation: MTGPRLPNGFAVQVDRRVKVLGEGAALLGGSPTRLLRLAPAAQTMLTGGRLEVHDAQSAQLARTLLDATVAHPRPAGGPSHRDVTVVIPVRDNLFGLQRLVGSLRGLRVVVVDDGSAVPIEPSDLAGVHCDVQIVRHERSRGPAAARNTGAAASSTDFVAFLDSDVVPRRGWLEALLGHFCDPAVALVAPRIVGMRTADNPVARYEAVRSSLDLGQREAPVIPCSPVSYVPSAAIICRRRALEDVGGFDETMRSGEDVDLCWRLVESGARLRYEPIALVAHDHRTDLGEWFLRKAFYGESAAPLSVRHPGKTAPLVISGWTLVVWVLMAMGSCLGYLASMLAAGYTARRVANALRTVETQPRQVVAIAAHGLWSAALQLASAICRHYWPIALLAAVVSRRCRQAVLIAAVLDGVVDWTARRGNTDDDTKQVGLITYMLLRRLDDIAYGLGLWTGVVRERHLGALKPQIRT